A portion of the Oncorhynchus clarkii lewisi isolate Uvic-CL-2024 chromosome 27, UVic_Ocla_1.0, whole genome shotgun sequence genome contains these proteins:
- the LOC139385458 gene encoding uncharacterized protein isoform X2, with product MDWTLWISILALLITSDYVSGKDLLKPVNLTVDIWDGEVTLLWDSPEGAPPLAQYQVQMARYVNSDWTNVTSCDRTQLTYCDLSYLIGDFFMVYKVRVRLVTENSISAWSRGKRFNPRESKLQHPSSTLLATSSSVTVRVHRKPLLKKIFPFGLTYTIYLQGRGQDNKDEDDEDKAEFRFTSLHWGQEYCVCLKVAGNGGQFTSEVSPKQCLLLPEREWYILAVVSFSTLSVMGVLVMLALCCFLRRPEKMPVALKSTGSGWQPLCVGDVPVEIVTDKGWFMSTARTDVMVWLADERTTLAGKGEQEEGEGRRTSLGSGDCTKSHISGNGNGRSPEKQEDSGCGSLGAPESAISSRSGTGESPLLDRRNNINISLKEDSGVGLGCQLGCAGSLQGDDCGILPGMVMVTGDGYRSQSPSSVDSHFTETEQSFQQISCETVMADPVLGYRSGHMACVCLGARQCVWCQTRRHCEGSVGGQSVALFSLTEEQLNCSSLTGDICEMESPCSSYKTNNLHIETVVNLEDSVTFSHLPTCIGESFPLLTALSELPPAEGGLNCSVNTMLPSLGDLEVTFG from the exons ATGGATTGGACCTTGTGGATTTCCATTCTTGCCCTCCTGATCACCTCGGACTATGTGTCAG GTAAAGACCTACTGAAGCCAGTCAATCTGACGGTGGACATATGGGACGGGGAGGTGACGTTGCTCTGGGACTCCCCTGAAGGGGCCCCGCCACTGGCTCAGTACCAGGTACAGATGGCCAG GTATGTCAATAGTGATTGGACCAACGTGACCAGCTGTGACAGGACCCAGCTGACATATTGTGACCTGTCCTACCTTATCGGTGACTTTTTCATGGTCTACAAGGTCCGGGTTCGACTGGTCACTGAGAACAGCATCTCCGCATGGTCACGGGGGAAGAGGTTCAACCCCAGAGAAA GTAAACTGCAGCATCCCTCCAGTACACTGTTGGCCACCTCCAGTTCAGTAACAGTCCGTGTTCACAGGAAGCCATTACTAAAAAAGATCTTCCCATTTGGCCTGACTTATACTATCTACCTACAGGGAAGAGGGCAGGACAACAAG GATGAAGACGACGAGGATAAGGCGGAGTTTCGGTTTACGTCTCTTCATTGGGGACAGGAGTACTGTGTCTGCCTCAAAGTTGCAGGCAACGGAGGACAATTCACCAGTGAGGTCTCCCCTAAACAGTGCCTCCTGCTGCCAGAGCGAG AGTGGTATATCCTTGCTGTGGTGTCCTTCTCCACCCTAAGCGTGATGGGGGTCCTGGTCATGCTGGCCCTTTGCTGCTTCCTGAGGCGCCCTGAGAAAATGCCTGTTGCACTG AAATCCACAGGCAGTGGCTGGCAGCCTCTCTGTGTGGGAGATGTCCCAGTGGAGATCGTCACAGACAAAGGCTGGTTCATGAGCACCGCCAGAACTGATGTCATGGTCTGGTTGGCCGACGAAAGGACTACTCTAGCAGGCAAGGGAGAGCAGGAAGAAGGAGAGGGCAGAAGGACGAGTCTGGGCAGTGGGGATTGCACTAAATCACACATTTCTGGGAATGGAAATGGAAGGAGTCCGGAAAAGCAAGAAGACAGTGGCTGTGGAAGCCTGGGAGCACCAGAGAGTGCCATCAGCAGCAGGAGTGGAACTGGAGAGTCCCCCCTGCTGGATAGGAGGAATAACATAAACATCAGCCTGAAAGAGGACAGTGGGGTGGGGCTGGGCTGCCAGTTAGGGTGTGCTGGGAGTCTACAGGGGGACGACTGTGGAATCTTGCCTGGGATGGTAATGGTCACAGGGGATGGCTACCGGAGCCAGAGTCCCTCTTCGGTGGACTCTCATTTTACTGAAACAGAGCAGAGTTTTCAACAAATCTCATGCGAAACAGTTATGGCTGATCCTGTTTTGGGATACAGGTCAGGTCACATGGCATGTGTTTGTTTAGGGGCAAGACAATGTGTTTGGTGCCAGACAAGAAGACACTGTGAGGGGAGTGTCGGTGGACAGTCTGTAGCCCTGTTTAGTTTGACAGAGGAGCAGCTAAACTGCAGCAGTCTCACAGGAGACATATGTGAGATGGAATCTCCGTGCTCCAGCTATAAAACGAACAATCTCCACATAGAAACGGTGGTGAACTTGGAGGACTCAGTAACCTTTTCCCACCTGCCTACATGCATCGGTGAATCCTTTCCACTCCTGACGGCTTTATCAGAGTTGCCCCCGGCGGAGGGAGGACTGAACTGCAGCGTGAACACTATGCTTCCTTCTCTGGGTGATTTGGAAGTGACATTTGGTTGA
- the LOC139385458 gene encoding uncharacterized protein isoform X1: MDWTLWISILALLITSDYVSGKDLLKPVNLTVDIWDGEVTLLWDSPEGAPPLAQYQVQMARYVNSDWTNVTSCDRTQLTYCDLSYLIGDFFMVYKVRVRLVTENSISAWSRGKRFNPRESKLQHPSSTLLATSSSVTVRVHRKPLLKKIFPFGLTYTIYLQGRGQDNKTVVIQLKDEDDEDKAEFRFTSLHWGQEYCVCLKVAGNGGQFTSEVSPKQCLLLPEREWYILAVVSFSTLSVMGVLVMLALCCFLRRPEKMPVALKSTGSGWQPLCVGDVPVEIVTDKGWFMSTARTDVMVWLADERTTLAGKGEQEEGEGRRTSLGSGDCTKSHISGNGNGRSPEKQEDSGCGSLGAPESAISSRSGTGESPLLDRRNNINISLKEDSGVGLGCQLGCAGSLQGDDCGILPGMVMVTGDGYRSQSPSSVDSHFTETEQSFQQISCETVMADPVLGYRSGHMACVCLGARQCVWCQTRRHCEGSVGGQSVALFSLTEEQLNCSSLTGDICEMESPCSSYKTNNLHIETVVNLEDSVTFSHLPTCIGESFPLLTALSELPPAEGGLNCSVNTMLPSLGDLEVTFG; the protein is encoded by the exons ATGGATTGGACCTTGTGGATTTCCATTCTTGCCCTCCTGATCACCTCGGACTATGTGTCAG GTAAAGACCTACTGAAGCCAGTCAATCTGACGGTGGACATATGGGACGGGGAGGTGACGTTGCTCTGGGACTCCCCTGAAGGGGCCCCGCCACTGGCTCAGTACCAGGTACAGATGGCCAG GTATGTCAATAGTGATTGGACCAACGTGACCAGCTGTGACAGGACCCAGCTGACATATTGTGACCTGTCCTACCTTATCGGTGACTTTTTCATGGTCTACAAGGTCCGGGTTCGACTGGTCACTGAGAACAGCATCTCCGCATGGTCACGGGGGAAGAGGTTCAACCCCAGAGAAA GTAAACTGCAGCATCCCTCCAGTACACTGTTGGCCACCTCCAGTTCAGTAACAGTCCGTGTTCACAGGAAGCCATTACTAAAAAAGATCTTCCCATTTGGCCTGACTTATACTATCTACCTACAGGGAAGAGGGCAGGACAACAAG ACCGTTGTCATTCAATTGAAGGATGAAGACGACGAGGATAAGGCGGAGTTTCGGTTTACGTCTCTTCATTGGGGACAGGAGTACTGTGTCTGCCTCAAAGTTGCAGGCAACGGAGGACAATTCACCAGTGAGGTCTCCCCTAAACAGTGCCTCCTGCTGCCAGAGCGAG AGTGGTATATCCTTGCTGTGGTGTCCTTCTCCACCCTAAGCGTGATGGGGGTCCTGGTCATGCTGGCCCTTTGCTGCTTCCTGAGGCGCCCTGAGAAAATGCCTGTTGCACTG AAATCCACAGGCAGTGGCTGGCAGCCTCTCTGTGTGGGAGATGTCCCAGTGGAGATCGTCACAGACAAAGGCTGGTTCATGAGCACCGCCAGAACTGATGTCATGGTCTGGTTGGCCGACGAAAGGACTACTCTAGCAGGCAAGGGAGAGCAGGAAGAAGGAGAGGGCAGAAGGACGAGTCTGGGCAGTGGGGATTGCACTAAATCACACATTTCTGGGAATGGAAATGGAAGGAGTCCGGAAAAGCAAGAAGACAGTGGCTGTGGAAGCCTGGGAGCACCAGAGAGTGCCATCAGCAGCAGGAGTGGAACTGGAGAGTCCCCCCTGCTGGATAGGAGGAATAACATAAACATCAGCCTGAAAGAGGACAGTGGGGTGGGGCTGGGCTGCCAGTTAGGGTGTGCTGGGAGTCTACAGGGGGACGACTGTGGAATCTTGCCTGGGATGGTAATGGTCACAGGGGATGGCTACCGGAGCCAGAGTCCCTCTTCGGTGGACTCTCATTTTACTGAAACAGAGCAGAGTTTTCAACAAATCTCATGCGAAACAGTTATGGCTGATCCTGTTTTGGGATACAGGTCAGGTCACATGGCATGTGTTTGTTTAGGGGCAAGACAATGTGTTTGGTGCCAGACAAGAAGACACTGTGAGGGGAGTGTCGGTGGACAGTCTGTAGCCCTGTTTAGTTTGACAGAGGAGCAGCTAAACTGCAGCAGTCTCACAGGAGACATATGTGAGATGGAATCTCCGTGCTCCAGCTATAAAACGAACAATCTCCACATAGAAACGGTGGTGAACTTGGAGGACTCAGTAACCTTTTCCCACCTGCCTACATGCATCGGTGAATCCTTTCCACTCCTGACGGCTTTATCAGAGTTGCCCCCGGCGGAGGGAGGACTGAACTGCAGCGTGAACACTATGCTTCCTTCTCTGGGTGATTTGGAAGTGACATTTGGTTGA